The following is a genomic window from uncultured Draconibacterium sp..
AACCACTTTGTTTCGCTGGCCTGGGAACACAATTTTTCGGATGTTACGGGGCAGGACAAATGGTACGGTTTTTCAGTGGGGTATCTGGTGAAACGGAACAACGACTTTTTTAAGGATAACACATTTAGAGTGTCCGTCAATAAAAAGTTCAACGATACTTTTACGGTTAAACCTGAACTATACTTTAACGACTTCTTCAAAAATGTATATCCCGGCATACGTTTGTCGGTGGCATTCTAAAAACAAAAAACAATTCAAGCAGGTGATAGTATGACTCTAAGTCATGCTATCACTCATTTGAAACAATAGCAATATCTTCACCCACTTTTACAGTGGTTTCCATTCCTTTTTTGGTGTTTGCAATCAAATCGTCATCAAACGAAATGTTTCCTTTTTCAAACAGCAAAACCAATGTTGATCCGCCAAAAGCAAAGTAGCCTTTTTCCTCTCCTTTGTTTACTTTTGAACCAGCTTTGTAGGTCTGAATAATACTTCCAACCATAGTGGCGCCCACATCAACAATCAAAATATTTCCGTAATCTTCAGTTGAAAGTGTGCAGTGTTCGCGTTTGTTCTCGCAGAATATTTTCAGGCTTTTTTGTAAGGCCAACGGCGAAACCGAAAAGTAGTGCCCGTTAATTTTAACCGATTTGGAAGCTATTCCCGATGCTGGGAAATGATAGCGGTGATAATCGGGTGGCGCAAGGCGAATTATAGCCATGGATCCGTCGTTATATTTTGAAGCCAGCTTTTTATCGCGTAGAAAATTTTGCAAGGTAAATTCTGAACCTTTTACAAAAAAAGTAGCGACATCGTTTAATGTCGGGAAAACCAGGATCTTTCCGTCGGCAGGAGAAACCAATTCATTACCTATCTTTCTTGCATTGGGTTTTAATTTCCGGTAAAAGAAATCGTTGAATGATTTGAATTTTGAAAGGTCTTCAATTTCAAATTCCTTTTTGTCGATGTGGTGCTCGTTAACAAAATCGTCAATTCGCCGTGCTGAGTAAGGCGTGTTCATGTACCAACCACCAATTGCCGAAACAATTTTGCGTTTAAACAACAAATGCAGGGCAGCTTTTCCTGTTGCCGATGAGTACAGCCATTTTAGCATTCCATCGCTGGGAACATTTTCGGTTTTAAGTTCCCCACTTGCTCTTTCAATATATTTTATGGTTTCCATTTTATTATCCGGCTCAACTTCTTTTTGGCAAGAAATAAAAGTAAAAAGAAGCAGTACCAAACTTATACGTTTCATTTGAAATTATTCCGGTTTGTAACCTTCGTCAACCAGTAGTTTCGGTTTCATCGATGCTTCAACCGCCAGCTCATCGCAACGCTCGTTAAGCGGGTTGTTGGCGTGGCCTTTCACCCAAACAAACTTAACTACATGCTTTTTATAGATCTCAAGAAAACGCATCCAAAGATCGGGATTTTTTTTGCCCTTAAAACGTTTCTTCACCCAATTAAAAACCCAGCCTTTTTCAACTGCATCGGCAACATATTTCGAATCGGTGTAAACGGTAACATCGCAGCCTTCAATTTTCAGCGACTCGAGTGCTACAATTACCGCCAGCAACTCCATTCGGTTATTGGTGGTTAGTTTATATCCTTCTGAAAGCTCTTTGCGGTGAGGGCCTGAAAGTAACACAATTCCGTATCCTCCGTTTCCTGGATTTCCGCGGGCTGCACCATCGGTATATATTGTAATTTTTGGACGAGCCATTTGTTGATTTGTATTTTGCTTACAAAATAGGGAGTATTATTCTAAATAAGCAAACAATGTTTTGCTTTAGGGATTTAAAAAACTTCAATGTTATCTTCTAATAATAGCATCTATCAATTTTCAAAATGTAAGTCAATAGAAGTTAAGCGAAGCCATAAGAAACATGCTTTTGCCCTATCGGGCCGATTTTACTTTTTGTCTTGAGACAATAAGTAAACAAAAAACTCAAGGCTGCGCCCGTCTCCCTCGGAAAAGCTACACGATGCCGTCTAAAATTTCTGAAACTCGTCGTACCTCCTCAGACATCAGTAATTTTTTAACGTCGTCACCGTTTGTTTTCCGGCTCACCGACCGAGGCCAGGCTTCGATGTGGCTTTTCGATATGCGCGTACGTTACATTAGTCGAACGGCCTCTTTTGGGCTTTGCCCGCAGTTGAAATAAAACCTTAGTGAGAGCGGGAAGCTCCGAGGAAGCGAGGAGATCACCCGTCCGAACTTAGGTTTTGTGAAAACGAAGGGTAAAGATCAAAAGCAGCCTTGAACTTTGTGCATACTATTTGGTTCAAGCCAAATAGTTTGGCCGCCGGCCGGCAGAAAGTAAAATCGATTCCATGTGCTCCCAAAATGCCCTGAAATAAATTCAGGGTGACGTTTGTAGGGACTTCCCAAATATTTGGGAAACAAAAAACCCCGTCAAAAATTGACGAGGTTTTAGTTAATTATCTTGAATTCGCTTAGCGAATAATTGTCATTTCATCGATCAGGTTTTGAGCTCCGGCATAAGTGTCAACAACCCAAAGAACAAAACGGATGTCAACGTTAATACAGCGTTGCAGATTTTCTTCAAAATCAAGGTCGCCACTCATGGCTTCCCAGTTTCCGTCGAAAGCAATACCAATCAACTCTCCTTTTCCGTTAATAACAGGACTTCCTGAGTTTCCTCCTGTGATGTCGTTGTCGGTGATAAAGCATGTGTGAAGTTTACCATCTTTGTCGGCATACTTGCCAAAGTCCTCATCCAACAACAGTTCTTTCATGCGTTTTGGCACATCAAACTCGTAATCGCCCGGAATTTCTTTTTCCAGGTAACCATCAGTTGTTGTGTAGTATTTGTATGTCACACCATCGCGTGGATCGTATGGCATTACCGTTCCGTAGGTTAAACGCATGGTTGAGTTGGCATCCGGGTAGAATTTCTTGTCAGGCTGCATTTCCATCAAACCGGCAACAAATAGTCTTCTTCCTTTTAGTAGCTTTTCGTCGCCTTCTCTTAAACTCATCGATGTGGCGCGGTACATATCAAAAATGTCAACAGCTGCCTGATAAACCATATCTTTCTTAAGCGTCTTTAACGAAGGATCTTTGAGGAAAGCAGTTAGCTCTTCCTGGTTATCAAAAATCGATTTTTTAAACATTTTTTCGGTGTACTTAGCGTAATCACCTTTATACTTATTCAGAATTTCGGAGTAGAAAGACGGATAATACTTCGACGAAACGTTTTCAGCATAGATCTTCATCAGTGCAGCAACAATTTTTTCATCGGTAGCAGCGTCGTAATCTTTGTAGAAAGCATCCAACGATTCTGTCAGTCTGCCGGCAAAAGCTTCAATTTTGTCTTTGTTTTCTTCCGGTTTTTCCAACAGGTTGGCCAATTGGTTGGCACGATAGGCAAACATAAAAATTTCTGGTCCGCGCAACAATGCTTCGGCAGCAAATTGCATTGCTTTCTCAGGCTCAACATTTTCGTATGATTCTTCAATTAGAGGAAGAGCTTCTCCGTATTTTGCTTTTCTGTCGGCATTTGCATTTACCCAATTTGTAAATCTTTTTTCCAATTCCTGCTTTTGAGCAATGATGCCCAGTTTTGTTAACGCTTCGTTTTGGCCAATTGCATTTTTGTAGTAGTTGGCGCTGCGTGCGTGTTTCGATGCGTACTGGATTTTTGCTTTTTTGCTGGTAGCCATGTAGTCAGCAATAATTTCCAGTTTTTTCTCGCGAGCTTTAATACGGGCAGTGTTCGTTACTTTCATGGTGTAGTCAATTCCCCACGATGTTTTGTAGCGG
Proteins encoded in this region:
- a CDS encoding phosphatidylserine decarboxylase yields the protein MKRISLVLLLFTFISCQKEVEPDNKMETIKYIERASGELKTENVPSDGMLKWLYSSATGKAALHLLFKRKIVSAIGGWYMNTPYSARRIDDFVNEHHIDKKEFEIEDLSKFKSFNDFFYRKLKPNARKIGNELVSPADGKILVFPTLNDVATFFVKGSEFTLQNFLRDKKLASKYNDGSMAIIRLAPPDYHRYHFPASGIASKSVKINGHYFSVSPLALQKSLKIFCENKREHCTLSTEDYGNILIVDVGATMVGSIIQTYKAGSKVNKGEEKGYFAFGGSTLVLLFEKGNISFDDDLIANTKKGMETTVKVGEDIAIVSNE
- the rnhA gene encoding ribonuclease HI, coding for MARPKITIYTDGAARGNPGNGGYGIVLLSGPHRKELSEGYKLTTNNRMELLAVIVALESLKIEGCDVTVYTDSKYVADAVEKGWVFNWVKKRFKGKKNPDLWMRFLEIYKKHVVKFVWVKGHANNPLNERCDELAVEASMKPKLLVDEGYKPE
- a CDS encoding S46 family peptidase, which encodes MMRKLNLILLISIFMIGSAVAKEGMWLPSLIHKLNIKTMQDMGCELSAEDIYSINHSSLKDAIVALDRGSCTAEVISKDGLLLTNHHCGFGEIQQHSSVEHDYLQDGFWARSKEEELPNPGKTATFLISVEDVTAKVLADVTDEMSESERNDKIEQVVRQLEKEAKGDSHYEVYIKDFFKGNQFFLFVTETFKDIRLVGAPPQALGKFGGDTDNWMWPRHTNDFSMFRIYCSPDGTPAEYSEDNVPYQPKSHLPISLKGVKEGDFAMVFGYPGSTNRYKTSWGIDYTMKVTNTARIKAREKKLEIIADYMATSKKAKIQYASKHARSANYYKNAIGQNEALTKLGIIAQKQELEKRFTNWVNANADRKAKYGEALPLIEESYENVEPEKAMQFAAEALLRGPEIFMFAYRANQLANLLEKPEENKDKIEAFAGRLTESLDAFYKDYDAATDEKIVAALMKIYAENVSSKYYPSFYSEILNKYKGDYAKYTEKMFKKSIFDNQEELTAFLKDPSLKTLKKDMVYQAAVDIFDMYRATSMSLREGDEKLLKGRRLFVAGLMEMQPDKKFYPDANSTMRLTYGTVMPYDPRDGVTYKYYTTTDGYLEKEIPGDYEFDVPKRMKELLLDEDFGKYADKDGKLHTCFITDNDITGGNSGSPVINGKGELIGIAFDGNWEAMSGDLDFEENLQRCINVDIRFVLWVVDTYAGAQNLIDEMTIIR